From the genome of Fusobacterium varium, one region includes:
- the sdaB gene encoding L-serine dehydratase 2 yields MDSLKELFKIGNGPSSSHTIGPERAAKKFKERTPDADKYIVELYGSLALTGKGHLTDWIIVETLKPVETEIVWKPEVVYDYHTNGMKFKALDNNGNTQVEWVVFSVGGGTIMELGQERRGPSKIYPFSKMDDIKKWCEEGKKSTGNML; encoded by the coding sequence ATGGATTCCTTAAAAGAGTTATTCAAGATAGGAAATGGGCCTTCAAGCTCACATACAATTGGACCAGAAAGAGCAGCAAAAAAATTTAAAGAGAGAACACCTGATGCAGATAAATACATAGTGGAACTGTATGGATCTTTAGCTCTGACAGGAAAGGGACACCTTACTGATTGGATAATAGTAGAAACTTTAAAACCAGTTGAAACAGAAATTGTATGGAAGCCTGAAGTAGTTTATGATTATCATACTAATGGGATGAAATTTAAGGCTTTAGATAATAATGGAAATACTCAAGTTGAATGGGTAGTCTTCTCAGTGGGGGGAGGAACTATCATGGAATTAGGTCAAGAAAGAAGAGGACCTTCAAAAATATATCCATTTTCAAAAATGGATGATATAAAAAAATGGTGTGAAGAAGGAAAAAAGAGTACTGGGAATATGTTGTAG
- the tdcG gene encoding L-serine dehydratase tdcG has translation MLPGTLKLSRRAQGFYRKARNNHGRGGFLGRIFAYTLAVSEENGAGGRVVTAPTCGASGIIPGLLYALREEYDISEKELLKGLAIAGLIGNIVKENATISGAEGGCQAEVGTACAMAAGMACFLLGGSLDQIEYASEMALEHHLGLTCDPVGGYVQIPCIERNAAASARALDSAAYSLYTDGKHTISFDQVVITMGETGKDLKSEYKETSLGGLAKFRFNAEC, from the coding sequence GTGCTTCCAGGAACTCTAAAATTATCAAGAAGAGCTCAAGGCTTTTATAGAAAAGCAAGAAATAATCATGGACGAGGTGGATTTTTAGGAAGAATATTTGCTTATACCCTAGCAGTGTCTGAAGAAAATGGAGCTGGAGGAAGGGTTGTAACTGCTCCTACATGTGGAGCTTCAGGAATTATTCCGGGACTTTTATATGCACTTAGAGAAGAGTATGACATATCTGAAAAAGAGCTTCTAAAAGGACTAGCAATAGCAGGTCTTATAGGAAATATAGTGAAAGAAAATGCTACAATATCAGGAGCTGAAGGAGGGTGTCAAGCTGAAGTAGGAACTGCATGTGCAATGGCAGCAGGAATGGCATGTTTTCTTTTGGGAGGATCATTAGACCAAATTGAATATGCTTCTGAAATGGCATTGGAACACCATCTCGGACTAACTTGTGATCCAGTTGGAGGATATGTACAGATACCTTGTATAGAGAGGAATGCAGCAGCTTCGGCAAGAGCATTGGATTCAGCAGCATATAGTCTTTATACAGATGGAAAGCATACAATTTCTTTTGATCAAGTGGTTATAACTATGGGTGAAACAGGAAAAGATTTGAAGAGTGAATATAAAGAAACATCTTTGGGAGGACTTGCAAAATTTAGATTTAATGCAGAATGTTAA
- the pth_1 gene encoding Peptidyl-tRNA hydrolase translates to MKLVVGLGNPGDKYAKTRHNIGFEVISKLQEELNIVGEKDKFQGLLSEKNIDGEKVLFLKPQTFMNLSGNSIAAVVNFYKIDAKKI, encoded by the coding sequence ATGAAATTAGTTGTGGGTCTTGGTAATCCAGGGGATAAATATGCTAAAACAAGACATAATATAGGATTTGAAGTTATCAGTAAATTACAGGAAGAACTTAATATAGTAGGAGAAAAGGATAAATTTCAAGGATTACTCAGTGAGAAAAATATAGATGGAGAGAAAGTTCTCTTTCTGAAGCCTCAGACTTTTATGAATCTCAGTGGAAATTCAATAGCTGCTGTAGTAAATTTTTATAAAATAGATGCTAAAAAGATATGA
- the pth_2 gene encoding Peptidyl-tRNA hydrolase: MIVIYDDMDLPVGKLRVKEKGSSGGHNGIKSIISHLGDEFLRIKCGIGKSKDDTIDFVLGQFDKSEQEVVDKMIENAADCALDLIRDVELGRIMQKYNKK, from the coding sequence ATGATAGTAATCTATGATGATATGGATCTTCCAGTTGGGAAATTGAGAGTAAAAGAGAAAGGAAGCTCAGGTGGGCACAATGGAATAAAATCTATTATTTCCCACTTAGGTGATGAGTTTTTACGTATTAAATGTGGCATAGGAAAGAGTAAAGATGACACTATAGATTTTGTATTAGGTCAGTTTGATAAAAGTGAACAAGAAGTTGTTGATAAAATGATTGAGAATGCAGCTGATTGTGCTTTAGATTTAATAAGAGATGTTGAATTAGGCAGAATAATGCAGAAATATAACAAAAAGTAA
- the rnfC_2 gene encoding Nitrogen fixation protein rnfC, which produces MRFFGFRGGVHPPENKLQTENMPVEKLAAPKMLYISLLQHIGSPLDPIVAIGDKVLKGQKIADSQAFLTSPIHSPVSGTVKKIEEHVFPLMGRIKTIMIENDGEETWAELTKIENWETADKKDLLAMIREKGIVGIGGASFPTHVKLNPPADVKIDTLLLNGAECEPYLNSDNRLMLEHPETIIEGIKIIKKVLGVETAIIGIEENKPEAIASMKKAAEGTGIEIAPLKTKYPQGGEKQLIKAVLDREVPSGKLPSAVGVVVQNTGTAAAIYEGLVNGTPLIEKVVTVSGKAIANPKNIKIAIGTPFSYILDQCGVNRDVMDKLVMGGPMMGMAQFSEEAPVIKGTSGLLALTKEETNPYKPKACIGCGKCIGACPMLLEPIMFARLAAFEQWEEIGKYNLMDCIECGSCAYICPANRPLTEAIKIGKSKLRAMKK; this is translated from the coding sequence ATGAGATTTTTTGGTTTCAGAGGTGGAGTACATCCGCCTGAAAATAAACTACAAACAGAAAATATGCCAGTAGAAAAACTAGCAGCACCAAAAATGTTGTATATTTCTTTATTACAACATATAGGATCACCATTAGATCCAATTGTAGCTATTGGAGATAAAGTACTTAAAGGTCAGAAAATAGCTGACTCTCAAGCATTCTTAACTTCTCCTATACACTCACCTGTAAGTGGTACAGTTAAAAAAATTGAAGAACATGTTTTCCCATTAATGGGAAGAATCAAAACTATCATGATTGAAAATGATGGGGAAGAAACTTGGGCAGAATTAACTAAGATAGAAAATTGGGAAACTGCTGACAAGAAAGATTTATTAGCAATGATTAGAGAAAAAGGAATTGTAGGTATTGGAGGGGCAAGTTTTCCTACTCATGTAAAACTTAATCCACCTGCTGATGTAAAGATTGATACTTTATTATTAAATGGAGCAGAGTGCGAACCTTACCTTAACTCAGATAATAGACTTATGCTTGAACATCCAGAAACTATAATTGAAGGTATCAAAATCATCAAAAAAGTTTTAGGAGTAGAAACTGCTATCATAGGTATTGAAGAAAATAAGCCTGAAGCAATAGCTTCTATGAAGAAAGCTGCTGAAGGTACAGGAATAGAGATAGCTCCTCTAAAAACAAAATATCCTCAAGGAGGAGAAAAACAATTAATTAAAGCTGTTTTAGATAGAGAGGTTCCATCTGGAAAACTTCCATCAGCAGTAGGAGTAGTTGTTCAAAATACAGGAACAGCAGCTGCTATATATGAAGGGTTGGTAAATGGTACTCCTCTAATTGAAAAAGTTGTTACAGTTTCAGGAAAAGCAATAGCAAATCCTAAAAATATAAAAATAGCTATTGGAACACCATTTTCTTATATTCTTGATCAATGTGGAGTAAACAGAGATGTAATGGATAAATTAGTAATGGGTGGACCAATGATGGGAATGGCTCAATTCTCAGAAGAAGCTCCAGTGATTAAAGGAACTTCTGGTTTATTAGCCCTTACAAAAGAGGAAACAAATCCTTATAAACCAAAAGCTTGTATAGGATGTGGAAAATGTATCGGAGCATGTCCAATGCTTCTTGAACCAATCATGTTTGCAAGACTTGCTGCTTTTGAACAATGGGAAGAAATTGGAAAATACAACCTGATGGATTGTATTGAATGTGGATCATGTGCTTATATATGTCCAGCTAACAGACCATTAACTGAAGCTATAAAGATTGGAAAGTCAAAATTAAGAGCAATGAAAAAATAA
- the nqrB gene encoding Na(+)-translocating NADH-quinone reductase subunit B, whose translation MTNILKMGPSPHIRTSETVEKVMYDVIISLIPAFLVAVYVFGIRAFIVTSVAILSCIVTEFICQKIMNQDISVFDGSAILTGILFSFVIPVNMSLIYVIIGSIVSIALGKMVFGGLGHNIFNPALVGRAFVQASWPVAITTFALDGKAGATVLDTMKRGLPLDGALIEGGNQYIQAFVGRMGGCLGETSALALLIGGIYLIYRGQIDWKMPALIIGTVFVLTWAMGGDPVMHILSGGLFLGAFYMATDMVTSPYTPKGKIIFALGLGLLISLIRMKGGYPEGVAYSILIMNGFVPLINRYTAPKKFGEVKSNEK comes from the coding sequence GTGACTAATATTTTGAAGATGGGGCCATCACCTCATATAAGAACATCAGAAACAGTTGAAAAAGTAATGTATGATGTAATAATATCTTTAATACCAGCATTTTTAGTTGCTGTATATGTTTTTGGAATAAGAGCATTTATAGTTACTTCAGTTGCTATATTATCATGTATTGTTACAGAATTTATTTGTCAGAAAATAATGAATCAGGATATTTCTGTATTTGACGGAAGTGCAATTCTTACAGGTATTCTTTTTTCTTTTGTTATACCAGTAAATATGTCTCTTATTTATGTAATTATTGGATCGATAGTTTCTATCGCTCTTGGTAAAATGGTATTTGGAGGACTTGGACATAATATATTCAACCCTGCACTAGTAGGTAGAGCATTTGTTCAGGCTTCATGGCCAGTAGCTATCACTACTTTTGCTCTAGATGGAAAAGCTGGAGCTACAGTATTGGATACTATGAAAAGAGGACTTCCATTAGATGGAGCTTTAATTGAAGGTGGAAATCAATACATTCAGGCTTTTGTAGGTAGAATGGGTGGATGTTTAGGAGAAACTTCAGCTCTTGCTCTTCTTATAGGAGGAATATATCTTATCTATAGAGGACAGATAGACTGGAAAATGCCTGCTTTAATAATAGGTACAGTATTTGTTCTTACATGGGCAATGGGAGGAGATCCTGTAATGCATATTCTTTCAGGAGGGTTGTTCCTAGGAGCTTTCTACATGGCTACAGATATGGTAACAAGCCCATATACACCAAAAGGTAAAATAATATTTGCATTGGGATTAGGACTACTTATATCTTTGATTAGAATGAAAGGTGGATATCCAGAAGGGGTTGCTTACTCTATCCTTATCATGAATGGATTTGTTCCTTTAATCAATAGATATACTGCACCTAAAAAATTTGGTGAGGTGAAGTCTAATGAAAAATAG
- a CDS encoding electron transport complex protein RnfG, which produces MKNRYVHYGAVLLIIAAVSAGILAVVNEFTKTVIQQNEIAAVNSARKNVLSSADTFKAEEAIKAEGLEFIPGFNKDGELTGYVVSVAQGGYAADINFVLGIEKDGKIAGLDIIGSQETPGLGARIMEKPWQAIWVGRDSSYVFNKSTDAFAGATISPTAVYTGIMRALTVYDKEVRK; this is translated from the coding sequence ATGAAAAATAGATATGTACATTATGGAGCAGTTCTTTTAATAATAGCTGCTGTATCTGCTGGAATATTGGCTGTAGTAAATGAATTTACTAAAACAGTAATTCAACAGAATGAAATAGCTGCTGTAAACTCAGCAAGAAAAAATGTTCTTTCTTCTGCTGATACATTTAAAGCTGAAGAAGCTATAAAAGCTGAAGGGCTTGAATTTATACCTGGATTTAACAAAGATGGAGAGCTTACAGGATATGTTGTATCTGTTGCTCAAGGTGGATATGCTGCTGACATCAACTTTGTTTTGGGTATTGAAAAAGATGGTAAAATTGCAGGACTTGATATAATAGGAAGCCAAGAAACTCCAGGACTTGGAGCTAGAATTATGGAAAAACCATGGCAGGCTATCTGGGTAGGAAGAGATTCATCTTATGTCTTCAATAAATCTACTGATGCATTTGCTGGTGCTACTATATCTCCAACAGCAGTTTATACTGGAATAATGAGAGCTTTGACAGTGTATGACAAAGAGGTGAGAAAATAG
- the rnfE gene encoding Electron transport complex protein rnfE, with amino-acid sequence MEKNNYGKIFFEGIFTGNPVFILLLGLCPTLGVTSSAINGMSMGLAVVAVLACSNVLISAFKKLIPDQVRIPAFIMIIASLVTIVEMVMKAYTPDLYKVLGLFIPLIVVNCIVLGRAESFASKNGVLASLVDGVGTGLGFTLSLTVLGAIREALGNGSVFNIKFAPEGFTPALIFILAPGAFLTIGCIIATLNYLKMKKSKEG; translated from the coding sequence GTGGAGAAAAATAACTATGGAAAGATATTCTTTGAAGGAATATTCACAGGAAACCCTGTATTTATACTTCTATTAGGACTATGTCCTACACTTGGAGTTACAAGTTCAGCAATAAATGGTATGTCAATGGGATTAGCCGTTGTAGCTGTTCTTGCATGTTCAAATGTTTTAATTTCTGCATTTAAGAAATTAATTCCTGATCAAGTTAGAATACCAGCATTTATCATGATCATAGCATCATTGGTTACAATAGTTGAAATGGTTATGAAGGCATATACTCCTGATCTTTATAAAGTATTGGGATTATTTATTCCTCTTATAGTTGTTAACTGTATAGTATTGGGAAGAGCAGAAAGTTTTGCATCAAAAAATGGTGTACTTGCATCTCTAGTTGATGGAGTAGGGACAGGACTTGGTTTTACTCTATCTCTTACAGTATTAGGTGCTATCAGAGAGGCTCTTGGTAATGGATCTGTATTCAATATCAAGTTTGCTCCTGAAGGCTTCACTCCTGCACTTATATTTATACTTGCACCTGGAGCTTTCCTTACAATTGGATGTATCATAGCAACTCTTAATTATCTTAAGATGAAAAAGAGTAAGGAGGGATAG
- the rnfA gene encoding Electron transport complex protein rnfA, with protein MTFGSIFSIIVGSIFINNVIFAKFLGCCPFMGVSKKIDASLGMGMAVTFVITLASGITWLVYHFLLAPFGLDYLQTIAFILIIAALVQFVEMAIAKTSPSLYKALGVFLPLITTNCAVLGVAIINIQEGYNFIETLVNGFSVAVGFSLALVLLAGIRERIEYSAIPAPFKGVPIAFISAGLLAMAFMGFSGMQI; from the coding sequence GTGACTTTTGGAAGTATTTTTAGTATTATAGTAGGTTCTATATTTATAAATAACGTTATCTTTGCAAAGTTTTTGGGTTGTTGTCCTTTCATGGGAGTATCTAAAAAGATAGATGCTTCATTGGGAATGGGAATGGCAGTAACTTTCGTAATAACTCTAGCTTCAGGGATAACTTGGCTTGTATATCATTTTTTACTTGCTCCATTTGGATTAGACTATTTACAAACTATAGCTTTTATATTAATTATAGCAGCTCTAGTTCAATTTGTTGAAATGGCTATTGCTAAGACTTCACCAAGTCTTTACAAAGCTCTTGGAGTATTCCTTCCTCTTATTACAACTAACTGTGCAGTACTAGGGGTAGCGATTATAAATATTCAAGAAGGATATAACTTCATTGAAACATTAGTAAATGGATTTTCTGTTGCAGTAGGTTTCTCACTAGCATTAGTATTACTTGCTGGTATTAGAGAAAGAATAGAATACTCAGCTATTCCAGCACCATTTAAAGGAGTACCAATTGCATTTATATCAGCTGGTCTTCTTGCTATGGCGTTTATGGGATTTAGTGGAATGCAAATATAA
- the rnfB gene encoding Nitrogen fixation protein rnfB, protein MNAVIMPVLVLGLTGLAMGLFLAFASKKFEVEVDPKIEQIMGILPGANCGGCGFPGCAGYAAAVVNEGAGMSLCAPGGASVAEGIGQIMGATVEVSDEKIVAKVLCQGDNTRTTKIYEFDGELQTCAAMMLYAGGDKSCVYSCLGHGDCERVCPVNAIKVNDKGIAEVNEDKCISCGLCQKACPKKVISMLPQNKKVTVLCSSKEKGATARKACSTACIGCGLCKKACPVDAITVENNLAKIDPEKCIQCGLCAAKCPTNAIKSEIKEVKKAEIIEEKCVGCTLCAKVCPVGAVEGELKAKHKIDQEKCIGCGLCFDKCKLKAIKMNVIERRD, encoded by the coding sequence ATGAACGCAGTAATAATGCCTGTGTTGGTTTTAGGACTAACAGGTCTTGCTATGGGGTTGTTCTTGGCCTTTGCTTCAAAGAAATTTGAAGTTGAAGTGGACCCAAAAATAGAACAAATAATGGGTATTCTTCCTGGTGCAAACTGTGGAGGATGTGGATTTCCTGGATGTGCTGGATATGCAGCAGCAGTTGTAAATGAAGGTGCAGGAATGTCACTATGTGCCCCTGGAGGAGCCAGTGTAGCTGAAGGAATTGGTCAAATTATGGGGGCTACAGTAGAAGTATCTGATGAAAAAATAGTTGCTAAAGTATTATGTCAAGGAGATAATACAAGAACTACTAAAATATATGAGTTTGATGGAGAACTTCAAACTTGTGCTGCAATGATGCTTTATGCAGGTGGAGATAAATCATGTGTTTACTCATGTTTAGGGCATGGGGACTGTGAAAGAGTATGTCCAGTTAATGCAATCAAAGTAAATGATAAAGGTATTGCTGAAGTAAATGAAGATAAATGTATATCTTGTGGATTATGTCAAAAAGCATGTCCAAAGAAAGTTATCTCTATGCTTCCTCAAAATAAAAAAGTTACAGTACTTTGCTCTTCTAAAGAGAAAGGTGCTACTGCAAGAAAAGCTTGTTCAACTGCTTGTATAGGATGTGGATTATGTAAAAAAGCGTGTCCAGTAGATGCTATTACAGTTGAAAATAATCTTGCTAAAATAGATCCAGAGAAGTGTATCCAATGTGGTTTATGTGCTGCTAAATGTCCTACAAACGCAATTAAAAGTGAGATAAAGGAAGTTAAAAAAGCTGAAATCATAGAAGAAAAATGTGTTGGATGTACTCTGTGTGCTAAAGTTTGTCCAGTGGGAGCAGTAGAAGGAGAACTTAAAGCTAAGCATAAAATTGATCAAGAAAAATGTATAGGTTGTGGACTATGTTTTGATAAGTGTAAATTAAAAGCTATCAAAATGAATGTAATTGAAAGAAGAGATTAA
- the ybbH_4 gene encoding Uncharacterized HTH-type transcriptional regulator ybbH, with protein MTGIAKLYRKNYNNLTKAEKQIAEYICENSKKVIMMTSLELGKELNVSDATVLRFSKKIGFSKYNELKEYLAEELEARKSVIDKMLDNWNNDREDNNSVKKMINADIKNMQKLYMDLDLEEIDNAVKLMQTSKKIFVIGVGSSRAVAEMLGWHCMVLGLEAVTISEGGYGLFEKIAHVTKDDCVIFFSVPKYLKDEVQMMELLHAKKVPSVVITNNLFSKIASYASIFIPVETNNTSFFNSFILHAEVCNVILLKLFEGDRNRYFQYFKQNEKDQSFLYEDEDPSPTY; from the coding sequence ATGACCGGAATTGCAAAACTATATAGGAAGAATTATAATAATCTAACTAAAGCTGAAAAACAGATAGCAGAATATATATGTGAAAACTCCAAAAAAGTTATTATGATGACTTCTCTAGAACTTGGAAAAGAGCTCAATGTCAGCGATGCAACTGTATTGAGATTTTCTAAAAAAATAGGATTTTCCAAATATAATGAACTTAAAGAATATCTTGCAGAAGAGTTGGAAGCAAGAAAAAGTGTCATTGATAAAATGCTGGATAACTGGAACAATGACAGAGAGGATAATAACAGTGTAAAAAAAATGATAAATGCTGATATAAAAAATATGCAGAAACTCTATATGGATCTTGACTTAGAAGAAATCGATAATGCAGTAAAACTTATGCAGACATCAAAAAAAATATTTGTCATTGGTGTAGGGAGTAGCAGAGCTGTTGCTGAAATGCTTGGGTGGCACTGTATGGTTCTTGGACTTGAAGCAGTAACTATATCTGAAGGGGGATATGGTCTTTTTGAAAAAATAGCCCATGTTACAAAAGATGACTGTGTTATATTCTTCAGTGTCCCTAAATATCTGAAAGATGAAGTACAGATGATGGAACTTCTTCATGCAAAAAAAGTTCCTTCTGTTGTTATCACAAATAATCTTTTTAGTAAAATTGCATCTTATGCTTCAATATTTATCCCTGTTGAAACAAATAATACAAGCTTTTTCAACTCTTTTATACTTCATGCTGAAGTGTGCAATGTCATTCTTCTAAAACTTTTTGAAGGAGATAGGAATAGATATTTTCAATATTTCAAACAAAATGAAAAAGATCAAAGTTTTCTTTATGAAGATGAAGATCCTTCTCCTACATATTAA
- a CDS encoding EamA-like transporter family translates to MLYLIIAVLSNTFMTFIIRLSEKEKSNRFNVNTFNYLFGGILAYFVIRKESVFSFDGEDYRYTLLLAVINAVLYIACLYLIQINMKKNGAPLTTTYNRLGLLIPILISVILFKEYPNQMQIIGCILAIFSIYYINKKDKKDGSSVSPILLIALFIAGGMVDTLAKIYGHFGNPNLQGHFIFYTFIFSFIFSLILSIKSIKNLNLKEILIGFFIGIPNQITTLAQLKAVAVLPAYLVFPAYSISVILLVNFVNFLFFKEKLTIRQYIGTGIIISALICMNV, encoded by the coding sequence ATGCTGTATTTAATCATAGCAGTTTTATCAAATACATTTATGACTTTCATCATAAGATTGTCAGAAAAAGAAAAAAGCAACCGTTTCAATGTAAATACTTTTAATTACCTTTTTGGTGGTATATTGGCATATTTTGTCATTAGAAAGGAAAGTGTATTCTCTTTTGATGGAGAAGATTACAGGTATACACTTCTTCTCGCTGTGATAAATGCTGTATTATATATTGCCTGTCTTTATCTGATACAGATAAACATGAAAAAAAATGGAGCTCCTCTTACTACTACATATAATAGATTGGGGCTTCTTATCCCTATTCTTATATCTGTTATACTTTTTAAAGAATATCCCAATCAAATGCAGATAATAGGGTGTATTTTAGCAATTTTTTCTATATACTACATCAACAAAAAAGATAAGAAAGATGGTAGCAGTGTTTCACCTATTCTTCTCATAGCTTTATTTATAGCTGGAGGTATGGTAGATACCCTAGCAAAGATATATGGTCACTTTGGTAATCCAAATCTTCAAGGGCATTTTATCTTTTATACATTTATCTTTTCCTTTATATTCAGTCTTATATTGAGTATAAAAAGTATAAAAAATCTCAATTTAAAAGAAATACTTATTGGTTTTTTTATAGGGATACCTAATCAGATTACTACATTAGCACAATTAAAAGCTGTTGCTGTACTTCCTGCTTATCTGGTATTCCCTGCATACAGTATTTCTGTTATACTTTTAGTTAATTTTGTAAATTTTCTTTTCTTTAAAGAAAAGCTCACAATACGTCAATATATAGGAACAGGTATCATTATTTCAGCTCTTATATGCATGAATGTCTAG
- the nfdA_5 gene encoding N-substituted formamide deformylase precursor: protein MSEVGIMVAAQASFIYVEADGYDSLLPRDKQTSFTPLKTYKDNGIIVSLTTDMPCSNLNPFINMYAAVTRKGSRGYSLGDEEKITKAEALRMMTYNGAVLNGEEKFKGSIEADKLADLIIIDKDLSQVSDEDIKNIKVDLTMLDGKIIYQR from the coding sequence ATGAGTGAAGTAGGCATAATGGTAGCTGCTCAAGCCAGCTTCATCTATGTAGAAGCAGATGGATATGATTCTCTGCTCCCTAGAGATAAGCAAACATCATTTACTCCATTAAAGACTTATAAAGACAATGGAATAATAGTTTCTTTAACTACTGATATGCCTTGTTCAAATCTAAATCCTTTTATAAATATGTACGCAGCTGTAACTAGAAAAGGATCAAGAGGTTATTCTCTTGGTGATGAAGAAAAAATAACCAAAGCAGAAGCTCTCAGAATGATGACATACAATGGTGCTGTGCTTAATGGAGAAGAAAAATTCAAAGGGAGCATAGAAGCTGATAAGTTGGCAGATCTTATAATAATAGACAAAGATCTTTCTCAAGTATCAGATGAAGATATAAAAAATATCAAAGTTGATCTCACTATGCTTGATGGAAAAATCATCTATCAAAGATAA
- the nfdA_6 gene encoding N-substituted formamide deformylase precursor yields the protein MMNKSKIYFPDYIFYNGSIHTVDKNDSIYEATAVSGNKIVAVGNNDEILSMKTENTVLIDLKGRSLLPGINDAHNHAWETGLMLEGIVLFGINSMKMLQEKIKERIKEVPEGTWIQGGSWIESQFEENRAPNRYDLDIASPDNAVVLERIFGACSVNSKALELAGITKDTVDPPKGHIEKDEKGEPTGVLHGNAVLLVRKVMPGPFGSDDFGAGEGEPSIPVLEKSISLAINEYNKYGITSITEPGVSSGVCKAYHDLLKKNELKCRINLMPNWHGFTLQQNEKELDQLLEDYNFSTGYGNNWIRYSSLKMAIDGGLTSMTALKSWNYKGEDSLREFPLRLDITKLDEYIKSAHDSGWDIGIHVMGDVAIDKAVDAIYKAVKANPRKHQHSIIHAYYPSEETLKK from the coding sequence ATGATGAATAAATCAAAAATATATTTTCCCGATTATATCTTCTATAATGGGAGTATTCATACAGTAGATAAAAATGACAGTATTTATGAAGCTACTGCTGTATCAGGAAATAAAATAGTAGCTGTTGGAAATAATGATGAAATACTATCAATGAAAACTGAAAATACTGTATTAATAGACCTAAAAGGAAGAAGCCTTCTGCCAGGTATCAATGATGCTCACAATCATGCATGGGAAACTGGTTTAATGCTTGAAGGAATAGTACTTTTCGGTATTAATAGTATGAAAATGCTTCAAGAAAAAATTAAAGAAAGAATAAAAGAGGTTCCAGAAGGAACATGGATACAGGGAGGAAGTTGGATAGAATCTCAATTTGAAGAAAACAGAGCACCTAATCGCTACGATTTGGACATTGCTTCTCCTGATAATGCTGTTGTACTGGAAAGAATATTTGGAGCTTGTTCTGTAAACTCTAAAGCATTAGAATTAGCTGGTATCACTAAAGATACTGTTGATCCTCCAAAGGGGCATATAGAAAAAGATGAAAAGGGAGAACCTACTGGGGTTCTTCATGGAAATGCTGTTCTTTTAGTCAGAAAAGTTATGCCTGGTCCTTTTGGAAGTGATGATTTTGGAGCAGGAGAGGGAGAGCCTTCTATTCCTGTATTGGAAAAATCTATATCTCTTGCAATAAATGAATATAATAAATATGGAATTACAAGTATTACAGAACCAGGAGTAAGTTCTGGAGTATGTAAAGCTTATCATGATTTATTAAAGAAAAATGAACTTAAATGCAGAATAAACCTTATGCCTAACTGGCATGGATTTACACTGCAGCAAAATGAAAAAGAACTTGACCAGCTTCTTGAGGATTATAATTTTTCCACTGGTTATGGAAATAACTGGATACGTTATTCTTCATTAAAAATGGCAATAGATGGTGGACTTACATCTATGACAGCTTTAAAATCTTGGAATTACAAAGGCGAAGATTCATTGAGAGAATTTCCATTAAGACTTGATATCACTAAACTTGATGAATATATAAAATCAGCTCATGATTCTGGCTGGGATATTGGTATCCATGTAATGGGAGATGTAGCTATAGATAAAGCTGTAGATGCTATTTACAAAGCTGTAAAAGCTAATCCAAGAAAACATCAGCACTCTATAATACATGCTTATTATCCAAGTGAGGAAACTCTTAAAAAATGA